A region from the Chloroflexota bacterium genome encodes:
- a CDS encoding YqhA family protein encodes MRTIFSWSRYLIWLAVISLLLATLAVFVFGLISTVSVIVETFRHGHYGAEGARVLSVEMIEMIDLFLLGTILFITAVGLQELFVDPGLKEILPEWMSVGSLDQLKFNLLAVIVVMLSILFLGVAASFELVEGESILDFGLATGLVIVAAAVAVYLFARVHHQSHESHESEEQVGAAHAELEGHGATDSGADLDIH; translated from the coding sequence ATGCGCACGATATTTAGCTGGTCACGCTATCTGATCTGGCTAGCAGTGATTAGCCTACTGCTGGCGACACTGGCGGTCTTTGTTTTTGGCCTGATTTCCACGGTGTCAGTCATTGTCGAAACATTCAGGCATGGGCATTACGGCGCTGAAGGTGCGCGTGTTTTGAGCGTCGAAATGATCGAAATGATCGATCTTTTCTTACTGGGCACAATTCTTTTTATCACGGCCGTCGGCCTGCAAGAACTGTTCGTTGACCCGGGATTGAAAGAGATACTGCCGGAATGGATGTCCGTCGGCAGTCTCGATCAGTTGAAATTCAACCTCCTGGCCGTGATCGTGGTCATGCTGTCTATCCTCTTCCTGGGTGTTGCAGCCAGCTTTGAATTAGTGGAAGGCGAGAGCATTCTGGACTTTGGACTGGCTACCGGCCTGGTCATTGTTGCTGCGGCTGTCGCCGTCTACCTTTTTGCCCGCGTGCACCATCAAAGTCACGAGAGTCACGAAAGTGAAGAACAGGTGGGCGCAGCGCATGCCGAACTCGAGGGGCATGGCGCTACCGACAGCGGCGCCGATCTTGACATTCATTAA
- a CDS encoding GAP family protein yields the protein MISTIIALLPMIIGSAIVPMQIIMLLLMLTSESKGLSKAIAFVSGMTLVRLAQGVVFGLVFTGGEGATETGSEGSSWIVSTLLTVLGILLLISFYKALTGEADPDAPPPKWMAMLDGMTPLLALGVGAGLLLIGAKMWVFTLSAIGIIGEAAIGQPSSSIAFLIFVLLAESLLILPILVRIILPSKSSVWLGSLSAWLEKYNRQIVMVASLIFGLLFLYKGVSGFF from the coding sequence ATGATCTCCACAATTATCGCTCTGCTGCCCATGATCATCGGCAGTGCAATCGTGCCGATGCAGATCATCATGCTGCTGTTGATGCTCACCAGCGAGAGCAAGGGGCTATCCAAGGCCATCGCTTTCGTGTCGGGCATGACGCTGGTGCGCCTGGCGCAAGGCGTTGTTTTCGGCCTGGTTTTCACTGGCGGCGAAGGTGCCACGGAGACCGGCAGCGAAGGCTCGAGCTGGATCGTTTCCACGCTGCTGACTGTGCTGGGCATCCTGCTGCTGATTTCATTCTATAAGGCCTTGACGGGCGAGGCAGACCCGGACGCTCCGCCGCCGAAGTGGATGGCCATGCTGGATGGGATGACGCCGCTGCTGGCCCTGGGCGTGGGCGCGGGCCTGCTGTTGATTGGCGCCAAGATGTGGGTCTTTACGCTGAGCGCCATCGGCATAATCGGCGAAGCAGCAATTGGACAGCCTTCAAGCAGCATCGCTTTTCTGATCTTCGTGCTGTTGGCCGAGTCTCTGCTGATACTGCCCATCCTGGTGCGCATCATCCTGCCCTCAAAATCGAGCGTGTGGCTGGGGTCGTTGTCGGCCTGGTTGGAAAAATATAATCGCCAGATTGTGATGGTGGCCTCGTTGATCTTTGGCCTATTGTTCCTATATAAGGGTGTTAGCGGGTTTTTCTAG